The following are encoded in a window of Phaseolus vulgaris cultivar G19833 chromosome 3, P. vulgaris v2.0, whole genome shotgun sequence genomic DNA:
- the LOC137807166 gene encoding guanine nucleotide-binding protein subunit gamma 3 isoform X2 yields the protein MATTPTLRSSSLPSLPPPSPKSPPEYPDLYGKRRETARVHMLEREITFLEEELKSVEGLQPASRCCKEVADYVMANPDPLLPTTKKNRRSCRFWKWLCGMPCFNLSWICCCCCCCEGLSLPLKLPRCCGDCKPCSCSCSCLPSIKCCSLPKWSCCCSCPKSYFCKESCGFGNCCTLPRSCNFGYPTCPSCPSCCSCKCTCTCSCPSCPKVSSCCCCTKSCWRPCCLCC from the exons ATGGCCACCACTCCCACCCTGCGTTCTTCTTCCCTCCCCTCTCTGCCTCCTCCCTCCCCCAAATCCCCGCCGGAGTACCCAGATTTGTATGGAAAGCGCCGTGAAACCGCCAGGGTTCACATGCTCGAGAGGGAAATCACTTTTCTTGAG GAAGAATTGAAATCTGTTGAGGGCCTTCAACCAGCTTCAAGATGCTGCAAAGA GGTTGCTGATTATGTGATGGCAAACCCAGATCCTCTGTTACCCAC AACCAAGAAGAACCGCCGGTCATGTCGTTTCTGGAAGTGGCTCTG TGGCATGCCCTGTTTTAACCTCTCTTGGATCTGCTGCTGCTGTTGCTGCTGTGAAGGATTATCTTTACCACTAAAATTGCCACGCTGCTGTGGTGACTGCAAACCATGCAGTTGCAGTTGCAGTTGTCTTCCATCCATCAAATGCTGCTCCTTACCAAAGTGGAGCTGTTGCTGCTCTTGCCCCAAATCATATTTCTGTAAAGAGAGCTGTGGTTTTGGAAATTGTTGTACTCTTCCACGTAGTTGCAATTTTGGGTATCCAACTTGTCCATCTTGCCCCTCTTGCTGCAGTTGCAAATGCACCTGCACTTGCTCTTGCCCAAGCTGTCCAAAGGTAAGCTCGTGTTGCTGTTGTACAAAGTCATGTTGGAGACCATGTTGTTTATGTTGCTAG
- the LOC137807165 gene encoding subtilisin-like protease SBT1.8 produces the protein MESFSVWRSSVFSLYLLLPLLLKQLTLVSAKKSYIVHMKERHDPGVHPTHLDWYTATLLSSSDSLIYAYTSVYNGFAATLDPQQLHALRTSDSVLGVYEDTLYTLHTTRTPEFLGLQAHSEFWEDLHQASHNVVIGVLDTGVWPESQSFDDSQMPQIPTRWRGSCDSAPDFDPSLCNNKLIGARSFSKGYRMASGNARKPRDLASPRDGNGHGTHTASIAAGSAVSNATLLGYATGTARGMAPQARVAAYKVCWTDGCFASDILAGMDQAIQDGVDVLSLSLGGSSSSVPYYFDTIAIGAFAAMERGIFVSCSAGNTGPRSGSVANVAPWIMTVGAGTLDRDFPAYVTLGNGKRFAGVSLYSGEGMGDKPVGLIYFSDRSNSSSSICMPGSLDPETVRGKVVVCDRGLNARVEKGTVVRDAGGLGMILANTGMSGEGLVADSHLVAAVAVGESAGDEIKEYASLDPNPTAVLSFGGTVLNVRPSPVVAAFSSRGPNEVTAQILKPDVIGPGVNILAGWSGAVGPSGSEDTRKTRFNIMSGTSMSCPHISGLAALLKAAHPDWSPSAIKSALMTTAYTHDNTESPLRDATGEEALSTPWAYGAGHVNPQKALSPGLVYDASTQDYIAFLCSLNYTLDHLRLVVKHSDANCSTKFADPGDLNYPSFSVVFGSNKVVQYTRTLTNVGKAASVYDVVVSTPSTVEITVNPNRVSFAEVGECQTYKVTFVSNRSVSDSVASEFGSIMWSNEEHEVRSPVAFTWTYF, from the coding sequence ATGGAATCATTCTCAGTTTGGCGTTCTTCCGTCTTCTCTTTGTATCTTCTTCTCCCTCTTCTTCTCAAACAACTCACACTGGTATCTGCCAAGAAGAGTTACATAGTACACATGAAAGAGCGCCATGATCCTGGCGTGCACCCCACGCACCTTGACTGGTACACTGCCACGCTCCTTTCCTCTTCAGACTCTCTCATTTATGCCTATACCTCTGTTTACAACGGCTTCGCTGCCACACTGGACCCTCAACAACTCCACGCGCTCCGCACCTCCGACTCCGTCTTGGGCGTTTACGAAGACACGCTTTACACGCTGCACACCACACGCACCCCCGAGTTCTTGGGCCTCCAGGCCCATTCTGAGTTCTGGGAAGACCTTCACCAGGCCTCACACAACGTCGTTATTGGGGTCCTTGACACTGGCGTCTGGCCAGAATCCCAAAGCTTTGACGACTCCCAAATGCCCCAAATCCCCACGCGCTGGCGGGGTAGCTGCGACTCCGCACCTGACTTCGATCCTTCTCTTTGTAACAACAAGCTCATCGGCGCTCGTAGTTTCTCCAAGGGCTACCGCATGGCTTCTGGTAACGCCAGAAAGCCCAGGGACCTTGCTTCGCCTCGTGACGGTAACGGACACGGCACGCACACCGCCTCTATCGCAGCTGGCTCCGCCGTCTCCAACGCCACGCTTCTCGGTTACGCCACTGGCACCGCGCGCGGGATGGCTCCGCAGGCGCGCGTGGCGGCCTACAAAGTCTGCTGGACTGACGGCTGTTTCGCCTCCGACATTCTCGCCGGAATGGATCAGGCAATCCAAGACGGCGTCGATGTCCTCTCGCTCTCCCTCGGCGGCTCATCCTCCTCCGTTCCTTACTACTTTGACACCATCGCTATCGGAGCCTTCGCAGCAATGGAGAGAGGAATATTTGTTTCGTGTTCGGCAGGGAATACTGGACCTCGGAGCGGTTCTGTTGCTAATGTGGCTCCATGGATCATGACCGTCGGAGCCGGCACACTGGACCGTGATTTTCCGGCGTATGTTACTCTTGGCAACGGGAAACGTTTTGCCGGCGTTTCGCTCTACAGCGGTGAAGGAATGGGAGACAAACCGGTTGGTTTGATTTATTTCAGCGACCGGTCGAACTCGTCGAGCAGTATTTGCATGCCTGGCTCACTTGACCCTGAGACAGTGCGCGGGAAGGTGGTGGTTTGTGACAGAGGGCTTAACGCGCGCGTGGAAAAAGGCACAGTTGTGCGCGACGCGGGCGGGCTGGGAATGATACTCGCGAACACGGGGATGAGCGGGGAGGGACTGGTGGCGGACAGTCACCTTGTGGCCGCCGTGGCAGTGGGGGAAAGCGCGGGTGATGAGATTAAAGAGTATGCCTCGTTGGATCCTAATCCAACCGCTGTTCTCAGCTTCGGTGGGACCGTGTTGAACGTGAGGCCCTCGCCTGTGGTGGCAGCGTTTAGCTCCCGTGGGCCCAATGAAGTGACGGCCCAGATACTCAAACCGGATGTTATTGGGCCTGGAGTGAACATATTAGCAGGTTGGTCCGGTGCTGTTGGGCCATCTGGGTCCGAAGACACTCGCAAAACGCGGTTCAACATCATGTCTGGTACTTCCATGTCTTGTCCTCACATAAGTGGGTTGGCTGCACTGTTGAAAGCGGCGCATCCAGATTGGAGTCCAAGTGCGATCAAATCTGCACTCATGACAACGGCTTATACCCACGATAACACAGAATCTCCGCTTCGTGATGCAACGGGTGAAGAAGCACTCTCCACACCATGGGCCTATGGGGCCGGTCATGTGAACCCACAAAAAGCCCTTTCACCTGGACTTGTTTATGATGCCTCCACACAGGACTACATTGCCTTTTTGTGTTCCCTCAACTACACCCTGGACCATCTCAGACTTGTTGTTAAGCATTCCGATGCCAATTGTTCTACAAAATTTGCTGACCCGGGTGACCTCAATTATCCATCTTTCTCGGTTGTTTTCGGAAGCAATAAGGTTGTACAATACACACGCACGTTGACCAACGTGGGGAAGGCGGCATCTGTGTATGACGTGGTAGTTAGTACGCCGTCCACTGTGGAGATAACAGTGAATCCTAACAGGGTTTCGTTTGCAGAGGTGGGAGAATGCCAAACATACAAGGTGACGTTTGTGTCGAATCGGAGTGTTAGTGATTCGGTTGCGTCTGAATTTGGTAGCATCATGTGGAGTAATGAAGAACACGAAGTTAGGAGCCCGGTTGCTTTCACATGGACATATTTTTGA
- the LOC137807166 gene encoding guanine nucleotide-binding protein subunit gamma 3 isoform X3 — translation MLGRGNREKKLMGGSENEGKLVWSGVVEEWRPKQNHFSFLRSGHVRSEEELKSVEGLQPASRCCKEVADYVMANPDPLLPTTKKNRRSCRFWKWLCGMPCFNLSWICCCCCCCEGLSLPLKLPRCCGDCKPCSCSCSCLPSIKCCSLPKWSCCCSCPKSYFCKESCGFGNCCTLPRSCNFGYPTCPSCPSCCSCKCTCTCSCPSCPKVSSCCCCTKSCWRPCCLCC, via the exons ATGTTGGGTAGGGGTAACAGAGAAAAGAAATTGATGGGTGGTTCTGAAAATGAGGGGAAATTGGTGTGGAGTGGTGTGGTGGAAGAGTGGCGCCCAAAACAGAACCATTTCTCTTTCCTACGCAGCGGTCACGTGCGGTCTGAG GAAGAATTGAAATCTGTTGAGGGCCTTCAACCAGCTTCAAGATGCTGCAAAGA GGTTGCTGATTATGTGATGGCAAACCCAGATCCTCTGTTACCCAC AACCAAGAAGAACCGCCGGTCATGTCGTTTCTGGAAGTGGCTCTG TGGCATGCCCTGTTTTAACCTCTCTTGGATCTGCTGCTGCTGTTGCTGCTGTGAAGGATTATCTTTACCACTAAAATTGCCACGCTGCTGTGGTGACTGCAAACCATGCAGTTGCAGTTGCAGTTGTCTTCCATCCATCAAATGCTGCTCCTTACCAAAGTGGAGCTGTTGCTGCTCTTGCCCCAAATCATATTTCTGTAAAGAGAGCTGTGGTTTTGGAAATTGTTGTACTCTTCCACGTAGTTGCAATTTTGGGTATCCAACTTGTCCATCTTGCCCCTCTTGCTGCAGTTGCAAATGCACCTGCACTTGCTCTTGCCCAAGCTGTCCAAAGGTAAGCTCGTGTTGCTGTTGTACAAAGTCATGTTGGAGACCATGTTGTTTATGTTGCTAG
- the LOC137807166 gene encoding guanine nucleotide-binding protein subunit gamma 3 isoform X1, giving the protein MATTPTLRSSSLPSLPPPSPKSPPEYPDLYGKRRETARVHMLEREITFLEQEELKSVEGLQPASRCCKEVADYVMANPDPLLPTTKKNRRSCRFWKWLCGMPCFNLSWICCCCCCCEGLSLPLKLPRCCGDCKPCSCSCSCLPSIKCCSLPKWSCCCSCPKSYFCKESCGFGNCCTLPRSCNFGYPTCPSCPSCCSCKCTCTCSCPSCPKVSSCCCCTKSCWRPCCLCC; this is encoded by the exons ATGGCCACCACTCCCACCCTGCGTTCTTCTTCCCTCCCCTCTCTGCCTCCTCCCTCCCCCAAATCCCCGCCGGAGTACCCAGATTTGTATGGAAAGCGCCGTGAAACCGCCAGGGTTCACATGCTCGAGAGGGAAATCACTTTTCTTGAG CAGGAAGAATTGAAATCTGTTGAGGGCCTTCAACCAGCTTCAAGATGCTGCAAAGA GGTTGCTGATTATGTGATGGCAAACCCAGATCCTCTGTTACCCAC AACCAAGAAGAACCGCCGGTCATGTCGTTTCTGGAAGTGGCTCTG TGGCATGCCCTGTTTTAACCTCTCTTGGATCTGCTGCTGCTGTTGCTGCTGTGAAGGATTATCTTTACCACTAAAATTGCCACGCTGCTGTGGTGACTGCAAACCATGCAGTTGCAGTTGCAGTTGTCTTCCATCCATCAAATGCTGCTCCTTACCAAAGTGGAGCTGTTGCTGCTCTTGCCCCAAATCATATTTCTGTAAAGAGAGCTGTGGTTTTGGAAATTGTTGTACTCTTCCACGTAGTTGCAATTTTGGGTATCCAACTTGTCCATCTTGCCCCTCTTGCTGCAGTTGCAAATGCACCTGCACTTGCTCTTGCCCAAGCTGTCCAAAGGTAAGCTCGTGTTGCTGTTGTACAAAGTCATGTTGGAGACCATGTTGTTTATGTTGCTAG